The genomic interval TAGTAAAGATATGGGCAATTATACCTTACTTGAATATGAATTTGATTTTTCACCTTATTTGATGAAATCAAATTGGGTATCAGGAATGGGGCAAGCTTTGGCCATACAAGCATTAATCAAGGCACATAATGTAAGCGATAATGATCAATATTTAGCACTAGCAAAAGAACTCTTAAATTCTTTCTTTATCGAGGTGAAAGATGGCGGAGTCACTTATAAAGATGAAGACGGCTGGTGGTATGAAGAGTATGCTAGCCAGCTAAATAAACAACAACCTCGCGTTCTAAATGGAATGGGTTTCACACTAATTGGGATAGATGAATACTACAGGTATACCAATAGCTCTACCGCCAAAAGTCTCTTTGATCTGGGACTTAAATCATTTATTAAGAATTTGAAGCAATATGATAATAATGACCTTTCAAACTACGACAGACTGGGAAATCCCGCTGACTTGTTTTACCATAACGTTCACCTAGAGATATTAGATAAGCTGTTTAGAATTACAAATAATTCTTTGTTATATGAACAATATAATACATGGAAAGATCGAATATAGCACTATCGGTTATCTGTAAATATATAGAAAATCTTGAGAATATTAAACAACTCTGACAATTTTGATTATTAAATTTTTTACTTTCTACATCAGATTTAGCGACTCTCAAATTCATTCGGTCGTTTCTTGATGAAAAATTTAACCCGTGAATAATCTAAATTAAAGAACCATTTATTCTACAGAAATAACTTTGTTCCATATGATAATATTGAGAGTAACGATTTGTAAATATATAATGTTAATAACAAACATTGATAAATCTATATATTTTTGAATACATTGATCTCTATTCTTAACTTTAAAAATCATGTTAACTTACCACTTAATCTATAATATAGTAATTGATCTCTATAATAAGAATTTTGTTTGAATTATTAAATTAATATATAATGGTAACATCAATCAAAGTCAGTGGATATGTTATCACATGATTATATCGGGATCGCAAAAAAGGCATTCAAAAGAGAGGGGATAAAGTATTTGGTCACTAATGGCTCAAAATTTGCGGTCAGTACAGTAACAGACAACATCCTTAATTGTTATTATAAGAAATTTTATTCCGAGAATACCTTTGAATTCCAGGGTAAAAAATATCATTATTACATTAATTCCAGGGGAAAAACTTGGAAAACTGAAAGGGCAGTGGAAATACCGATTATTTGGGAATTTGTAAACGAATACAAGAATAATAAAAAACGGATTCTTGAAATTGGAAATGTTTTGTCATATAGGTTTGAAACGAGTCATGATATCCTAGACAAGTATGAAAAAGTACCTGGGGTAATCAACGAAGACGTTGCATCATTTGTTCCAGATGGTCATTATGACTTGATTGTGAGTATATCAACCATGGAACACGTAGGCTGGGATGAATCCCCCCAGGATCCGCCAAAGATAACAAGAGGTATTCAAAACTTGAACAGGATGTTATCGCCCACCGGGAAAATGATTATTACTCTTCCCTTAGGTCAAAATAGTTATTTAGATGGGTTATTAATGGAAAACAAAGTCATATTTGATAAACAATACTTTTTATTAAAAAGTGCAAAATTGAATTGGACTCAGGTAAATTGGGAAAATATTATGAATTTCAATTATGATAAGAAAATTCCAGCCGCCAACTGCATTTTGATTGGGATAAATCAAAAAAAAGAGCCTAGGTAATACTCAAATGCTTGATATCGTAAGCAGATGCTATTGTTGCTAGTATAATTCTATCTGATGAAAATTAAAATAAAAATAATCCTATATATCCATTCCCAAATGAATTAAGGTATATATTTCCAAAATTTAGTCCGAATTTGTATTCGTAGTAGTAATAAAGTTCAGATTCAACATGCTCGTATTCAATTATTCTTAAACCACGGGATGATCCATTTTTTTATCAGGTTAGGGGTTAAATAAAAATTAACTATTTAGTCTTCTCTTGTCAGATTTTCTTCTCATTTTAGTATATGATTGACCACTCATAGATAATTATGGGAACAAATGGATTATGAAGATGGTTAGATTATCACTTACTCGAATAATTTATGATACTCAACACAAGATATTAGCTCAACATCATCTCTATCCCAATTTCTTCATAATTTCATTCCTAATTAATTCTGAGGTAGTTCCATCACCAAAAATTGGTTTAATATTCGTATTAGTAGGAAGCCAAGATTTAACATATTTTACTATCAAGTCGGTATTTGTATCTGTTAGTATATTCCATCCTTCTTCAACTGTCTCTATCCATTCTGTATTTTTTCTAATCGTTATACATGGTACTGATAAGAGATACGCCTCCTTCTGCACTCCACCGGAATCCGTTACTATTTTGGATGCATTCTTCATTAAGTTTACAAAGTCCGTGTAACCTACAGGATTGATAACTTTTACATTTTTGCAATCCAATATCAAGTTATATAAATTATAGTTTTTTAAGATATTTCTTGTTCGTGGATGCATGGGAAAAACTATGGTAAATTCCTGCAATTGCGTAAATACCTGGATAATTGAAATGAGGCTTTCTTTCATAGTGGTGTTCTCTGCCCTATGCATGGTGAATAAGACGTAAGACTTCTCCGCTAGACCAAGGATTGAAATAATATTAGACTTTGTGCTTTTCTGCGAAAAGTGATTAATAACCTCAACAGATAAGTCTCCAGTTTCAATTACATGACCAAAAATGTTCTCCTTTTGTAAATTCTTTGCAGCAGTATTAGTGGACGCAAATAACAGGTTGCTTAAATTATCCGTCAAAATTCTATTTATTTCCTCGGGCATTCTTCTATCATAACTTCTTAAACCAGCTTCAACATGCGCTACTGGAATATTAGATTTGACTGATGCAAAAGCGCCAGCGAAAGTAGAATTAGTATCACCATAAACAATTGCCAAATCATATTTGTTTTTATCCAGTAGAAGTTCTATTCCCTTAATCATCTCTGCTACTTGGTAACCTTGAGATCCAGATCCAATCTCTAGATTATAAGTTGGCTTCGGCAGTTCAAAATCCTCAAAAAAAATTTGAGATAATTCATAATCATAATGTTGACCTGTATGGATAATGGTATGAGCACAATCATCTTTCAATTTATCGTATAATGGTGCAAGTTTCATAAAATTAGGTCTTGCACCTACGATTGATACCAAATTGAATTTACTCATCTTAGTTTACTAATTTGATGAAGCAATGGTATATTATACCTTATTTAATGATGATCCATTCACAGGTTTGTATAGATAAACTAAATATGAAAGTCAACTTTTCGGTATGCTCCTCTATCGGATAATTCAACAAAAATCATAAAATTGAAAATGTTTTGTTGTTTCAAGACAAATTAATAAATCTCATTCATGTTTGAACAAACTGAAATAGTTAATCATT from Candidatus Nitrosocosmicus hydrocola carries:
- a CDS encoding D-glucuronyl C5-epimerase family protein translates to MKIYLIIFTFIFLCSLIGVSFAELPKNLEDLDKLRQNYKPIIINTSIPIVDYGYLKGNYVGPQLNPITIAHSALKDYNTFQKSNYENETAKAGLLLKADWFLGNSKDMGNYTLLEYEFDFSPYLMKSNWVSGMGQALAIQALIKAHNVSDNDQYLALAKELLNSFFIEVKDGGVTYKDEDGWWYEEYASQLNKQQPRVLNGMGFTLIGIDEYYRYTNSSTAKSLFDLGLKSFIKNLKQYDNNDLSNYDRLGNPADLFYHNVHLEILDKLFRITNNSLLYEQYNTWKDRI
- a CDS encoding SAM-dependent methyltransferase, producing MDMLSHDYIGIAKKAFKREGIKYLVTNGSKFAVSTVTDNILNCYYKKFYSENTFEFQGKKYHYYINSRGKTWKTERAVEIPIIWEFVNEYKNNKKRILEIGNVLSYRFETSHDILDKYEKVPGVINEDVASFVPDGHYDLIVSISTMEHVGWDESPQDPPKITRGIQNLNRMLSPTGKMIITLPLGQNSYLDGLLMENKVIFDKQYFLLKSAKLNWTQVNWENIMNFNYDKKIPAANCILIGINQKKEPR
- the wecB gene encoding non-hydrolyzing UDP-N-acetylglucosamine 2-epimerase, whose translation is MSKFNLVSIVGARPNFMKLAPLYDKLKDDCAHTIIHTGQHYDYELSQIFFEDFELPKPTYNLEIGSGSQGYQVAEMIKGIELLLDKNKYDLAIVYGDTNSTFAGAFASVKSNIPVAHVEAGLRSYDRRMPEEINRILTDNLSNLLFASTNTAAKNLQKENIFGHVIETGDLSVEVINHFSQKSTKSNIISILGLAEKSYVLFTMHRAENTTMKESLISIIQVFTQLQEFTIVFPMHPRTRNILKNYNLYNLILDCKNVKVINPVGYTDFVNLMKNASKIVTDSGGVQKEAYLLSVPCITIRKNTEWIETVEEGWNILTDTNTDLIVKYVKSWLPTNTNIKPIFGDGTTSELIRNEIMKKLG